One Methanococcus aeolicus Nankai-3 DNA segment encodes these proteins:
- a CDS encoding protease complex subunit PrcB family protein: protein MVLKIITIICILFLSLSCCLDNFNDEVNTINNNHNNTNNIKNNTINNNNKNNIIINNMSNNISVNMSAEYNIVKFGTHGNDKPSYSIIADNKYNKTTIYIYAGKKPSSDYKIKISKIIKDNNNNLIIYMNETQPNNPDMIITSPYVVVRVSGIYNNVNIVFK from the coding sequence AAAATAATAACGATAATATGTATTTTATTTCTGAGTTTGTCCTGTTGTTTGGATAATTTTAATGATGAAGTCAATACTATCAATAATAATCACAATAATACCAACAACATAAAAAATAACACGATAAACAATAATAATAAAAATAATATTATTATCAATAATATGTCGAATAACATTTCTGTCAATATGTCTGCTGAGTATAATATAGTTAAATTTGGAACTCATGGTAATGATAAACCATCATATAGTATAATAGCAGATAATAAATATAATAAAACTACAATATACATTTACGCTGGAAAAAAACCAAGTAGTGATTATAAAATTAAAATATCAAAAATAATAAAGGATAATAACAATAATTTGATTATATATATGAATGAAACACAACCAAATAACCCCGATATGATAATTACTTCTCCATATGTTGTTGTTAGGGTTAGTGGGATATATAATAATGTTAATATCGTATTTAAATGA